The Syngnathus typhle isolate RoL2023-S1 ecotype Sweden linkage group LG3, RoL_Styp_1.0, whole genome shotgun sequence genome window below encodes:
- the cabp4 gene encoding calcium-binding protein 4 — translation MPLELDELREAFKEFDYDADGFIHYKDIADCMRTMGYMPTEMELIEIIQQIKMRWGGHVDFDDFCELMGPRMLAETAHMVGLKELRCAFKQFDCNGDGKITLEELKDGMKTLLGEKLKKGELEEILGDIDLNKDGNIDFDEFMMMLSAR, via the exons ATGCCCCTGGAGTTAGATG aGTTGCGAGAGGCCTTCAAGGAGTTTGACTATGATGCGGATGGATTTATACATTACAAAGACATTGCTGACTGCATGAGGACTATGGGCTACATGCCTACGGAGATGGAACTGATCGAGATCATCCAGCAGATCAAGATGAGAT GGGGTGGCCACGTGGACTTTGATGACTTCTGTGAGTTAATGGGCCCGAGGATGCTGGCTGAGACAGCTCACATGGTTGGGCTCAAGGAGCTCCGCTGCGCCTTCAAACAG TTTGACTGTAATGGGGATGGGAAGATCACGCTTGAAGAGCTGAAGGATGGGATGAAGACCCTGCTTGGTGAGAAGCTGAAGAAAGGCGAGCTAGAGGAAATTCTCGGTGACATTGACCTAAACAAAGATGGCAACATCGACTTTGATG